From one Paramormyrops kingsleyae isolate MSU_618 chromosome 1, PKINGS_0.4, whole genome shotgun sequence genomic stretch:
- the gcc1 gene encoding GRIP and coiled-coil domain-containing protein 1 — MDKFGMSFGGGPNKKELLDTIEAQKKQLIQYQTRFKDVVRAYKSLLKEKEALEASLKVLTVSQEADLSLRGEVSAGELPGLEPRSPEDHCSIHSEDSVDTANSGDTATSITSSSTKGDLVEEDGSTGETGTGASGTSQRSEEASGSESGISSGSGEQQSVGEVDRRILQLKTQLSTLTSSLATVTQEKSRMEASFQADRKKMKQDYEELQRKLEEAAAQNEAELRSLQEQLVESKARVITQQHERGQEQSDHALMLRELQKLLQEEREMRQDAELKLEDTREALLEKMAEADRGAEYQAQLRQLSQEREEMRRNLQAAEAERSRPNPRVEELKQEMAELRLHLEGQLQQEIRKAVQAEERLREQARLEEGRVASLEDRVSELSALVGACEKARQKDQQVAQKLRERILQLDTENKTLAIAAAARAPADLALDETSLDVNVLREKMEKLKKLLVLASQKPSVLEIEKTAEAEPSEPSDGEKASALYYQQELKQLKEEFERYKARAQVVLKNKNAKEGGVARELEAAREQLADLKEKYIGLRLHCDEAEARHGHELEIQRQQAATLQQGHRQELERLEAQHRERFLRLEDELHRHRDRTASLLAEKELELEQLRAGALRQGRAKARPVGVEEGANPDQGDVIAQALKLVGPNEPTLLLYAEELARRELEVGTLRKQKHQLEADVHQLQARLVSQEEGHQDEVSVLQAQLEKLARDQSREGANLEYLKNIMYRFLTLADAHGRRQTLTAILTILHFSPQEKQVVVKLQEQSWWSPAMR; from the exons ATGGACAAGTTTGGCATGAGCTTCGGAGGTGGCCCCAACAAGAAAGAGCTTCTGGATACCATAGAGGCACAGAAGAAGCAGCTGATCCAGTATCAGACCCGTTTCAAAGATGTGGTCAGGGCATACAAAAGCCTCCTGAAGGAGAAGGAGGCTTTGGAAGCCAGCCTCAAAGTTCTGACAGTGTCTCAGGAGGCTGACCTCAGCCTGCGTGGGGAGGTTTCAGCAGGGGAGCTTCCAGGTTTGGAACCACGTTCTCCAGAAGATCACTGCTCCATCCACAGCGAGGACAGCGTCGACACTGCCAATTCTGGGGACACAGCCACCAGTATTACCAGCAGCAGTACAAAGGGTGACCTTGTGGAGGAAGATGGGAGCACTGGAGAAACGGGTACTGGGGCCTCCGGCACCTCCCAAAGGTCTGAGGAGGCCAGTGGCTCGGAGAGCGGCATTAGTTCGGGCAGTGGGGAGCAGCAGAGTGTGGGCGAGGTGGATCGGCGGATCCTGCAACTGAAGACCCAGCTCTCCACACTGACCAGCTCCCTGGCCACGGTCACGCAGGAGAAGTCGCGCATGGAGGCCTCCTTCCAAGCCGACAGGAAGAAGATGAAGCAGGACTATGAGGAGCTGCAACGCAAGCTGGAGGAGGCCGCCGCCCAGAATGAGGCAGAGCTGAGGAGCCTGCAGGAGCAGCTGGTGGAGAGCAAAGCCCGTGTGATCACCCAGCAGCACGAGCGTGGCCAGGAGCAGAGCGACCACGCCCTGATGCTCCGTGAGCTGCAGAAGCTCCTGCAGGAGGAGCGGGAGATGCGGCAGGACGCCGAGCTCAAGCTGGAGGACACGAGGGAGGCCCTCTTAGAGAAGATGGCAGAGGCGGACAGGGGGGCGGAGTACCAGGCGCAGCTGCGGCAGCTCTCCCAGGAGCGGGAGGAGATGAGGAGGAACCTGCAGGCGGCTGAGGCGGAGAGGAGCAGGCCGAACCCACGTGTAGAGGAACTGAAGCAGGAGATGGCCGAGCTTCGTCTGCATCTGGaggggcagctgcagcaggagaTCCGGAAG GCTGTCCAGGCAGAGGAGCGTCTCCGGGAGCAGGCCCGGCTAGAGGAGGGCCGTGTGGCCAGCCTGGAGGACCGGGTGTCAGAGCTGTCGGCGCTGGTGGGCGCCTGCGAGAAGGCACGGCAGAaggaccagcaggtggcgcagaAGTTACGTGAACGCATCCTGCAGCTGGACACGGAGAACAAGACGCTGGCCATTGCCGCTGCAGCCAGGGCCCCCGCCGACCTTGCGCTGGACGAGACCAGCCTGGACGTCAACGTGCTGcgggagaagatggagaagctgaagaagcTGCTGGTTCTGGCCTCGCAGAAGCCTTCAGTGCTGGAGATTGAGAAGACGGCCGAGGCGGAGCCCAGTGAGCCGTCCGACGGCGAGAAAGCCTCGGCACTCTACTACCAGCAGGAGCTGAAGCAGCTCAAGGAGGAATTTGAGCGCTACAAGGCGCGCGCCCAGGTGGTGCTCAAGAACAAGAACGCCAAggaagggggcgtggccagggaGCTGGAGGCGGCCCGCGAGCAGCTGGCCGACCTCAAGGAGAAGTACATCGGGCTGCGGCTGCACTGCGACGAGGCGGAGGCGCGGCACGGGCACGAGCTGGAGATCCAGCGGCAGCAGGCCGCCACCCTGCAGCAGGGTCACCGGCAGGAGCTGGAGCGACTGGAGGCCCAGCACCGCGAGCGCTTCCTCCGGCTGGAAGACGAGCTCCACCGACACCGGGACCGGACCGCCTCCCTGCTGGCCGAGAAGGAGttggagctggagcagctgcggGCCGGGGCTCTCAGGCAGGGCCGGGCCAAGGCCAGGCCagtgggggtggaggagggcGCAAATCCTGACCAGGGAGACGTCATCGCCCAGGCGCTGAAGCTGGTGGGCCCCAACGAGCCGACACTGCTGCTGTATGCCGAGGAGCTCGCCCGGCGCGAGCTGGAGGTCGGCACCCTGAGGAAACAGAAGCACCAGCTGGAAGCTGACGTGCACCAGCTGCAGGCCAGGCTTGTCTCGCAAGAGGAGGGCCACCAGGACGAGGTGTCCGTGCTCCAGGCCCAGCTGGAGAAGCTGGCCAGGGACCAGAGCCGCGAGGGCGCCAACCTGGAGTACCTGAAGAACATCATGTACCGCTTTCTGACGCTGGCCGACGCGCATGGTCGCCGGCAGACCCTCACTGCCATCCTCACCATCCTGCATTTCAGCCCCCAGGAGAAGCAGGTGGTGGTGAAACTGCAGGAACAGAGCTGGtggagcccagcaatgagataa
- the lamtor4 gene encoding ragulator complex protein LAMTOR4, with translation MTTALTQGLERIPDQIGYLVISEDGVLASAGELENDEHTAAIIMQMVQTAYKFRLQGATDPPFKRMSVMFEDHVYAVTVSGQKVFVVKRQNNHPEPVIA, from the exons ATG ACCACCGCTCTGACCCAGGGCCTGGAAAGAATTCCAGACCAGATCGGGTATTTGGTCATAAGTGAGGACGGGGTCCTGGCG TCCGCGGGCGAGCTGGAGAACGACGAGCACACGGCCGCCATCATCATGCAGATGGTGCAGACAGCTTACAAATTTCGCCTGCAGGGCGCAACGGATCCGCCTTTCAAGCGCATGTCAG TGATGTTCGAGGACCACGTGTATGCAGTCACAGTGTCTGGACAGAAGGTATTCGTTGTCAAGCGGCAGAACAATCATCCAGAGCCTGTCATCGCATAA
- the rabl2 gene encoding RAB, member of RAS oncogene family-like 2: MAGDDGGSLFDFDQATYDADEKVKIICLGDSAVGKSKLMERFLMDGYRPQQLSTYALTLYKYSTTIDGKTVLVDFWDTAGQERFQSMHPSYYHKAHACIMVFDVQRKITYKNLTNWYRELREYRPEIPCIVVANKIDADMKVTQRNFNFAKKQGLPLYYVSAADGTNVVKLFKDAIKLAMSYKQNSSDFMDEVLQELENFELEKKEGTSDKEDDLLQEMDQQLA; encoded by the exons ATGGCTGGCGATGATGGGGGGAGCCTCTTTGACTTTGACCAGGCGACATACGACGCAGACGAAAAAGTCAAGATCATCTGCTTGGGAGACAGCGCTGTCGGAAAATCCAA GTTAATGGAGAGATTCCTCATGGACGGATA TCGACCCCAGCAGCTGTCCACATATGCTCTGACACTCTACAAGTACTCCACCACAATCGATGGGAAGACAGTACTAGTAG ATTTTTGGGACACGGCGGGACAGGAGCGCTTTCAGAGCATGCACCCATCCTATTACCACAAGGCCCATGCATGTATCATG GTGTTTGACGTTCAGAGGAAGATCACATATAAAAACCTTACGAACTGGTATAGAGAGCTTAGGGAATACCGGCCAGAGATTCCCTGTATAGTGGTCGCAAACAAAATCGACG CTGATATGAAGGTAACTCAGAGAAACTTCAATTTTGCGAAGAAGCAGGGTCTACCTCTATATTATGTTTCCGCTGCTGATGGAACCAACGTTGTGAAG CTGTTCAAGGATGCCATCAAACTGGCCATGTCCTACAAACAGAACTCCAGTGATTTCATGGACGAGGTTCTGCAGGAATTAGAG AATTTTGAACTAGAGAAAAAGGAAGGTACCTCAGATAAGGAGGATGATCTTCTCCAGGAGATGGACCAACAGCTTGCTTGA
- the LOC111842417 gene encoding ADP-ribosylation factor 4-like, whose translation MGLTISSLFSKLFGKKQMRILMVGLDAAGKTTILYKLKLGEIVTTIPTIGFNVETVEYKNICFTVWDVGGQDKIRPLWRHYFQNTQGLIFVVDSNDRERVAESAEELAKMLQEDELRDAVLLVFANKQDLPNAMAVSDLTEKLGLRNLRSRTWHVQATCATQGTGLYEGLDWLSNELSKR comes from the exons ATGGGACTCACCATATCGTCGCTTTTTTCTAAGCTGTTTGGCAAAAAGCAGATGCGAATATTGATGG TTGGTCTAGATGCAGCAGGAAAGACCACCATCTTGTACAAACTTAAGCTGGGAGAGATTGTGACCACTATTCCAACAATCG GCTTCAACGTGGAGACAGTAGAGTACAAGAACATCTGCTTCACGGTGTGGGACGTGGGCGGCCAGGACAAAATTCGTCCCCTGTGGAGACACTACTTCCAGAACACGCAG GGCCTCATCTTCGTAGTCGACAGCAATGACAGGGAGCGTGTAGCCGAGTCTGCAGAGGAGCTCGCAAAAATG CTGCAGGAGGATGAGCTCCGGGACGCTGTCTTACTGGTGTTCGCGAACAAGCAGGACCTGCCCAATGCCATGGCGGTGAGCGATCTGACTGAGAAACTAGGTCTGCGGAACCTTCGCAGCAGAACT TGGCACGTCCAGGCCACCTGTGCCACCCAGGGTACAGGCCTGTACGAAGGGCTGGACTGGTTATCCAACGAACTGTCGAAACGCTAA
- the cimap1b gene encoding ciliary microtubule associated protein 1B, which translates to MSGADAWVGTWRPHKPKGPIAAFYSSPGPKYALPGATGVNYHDPRKSKAPAFSFGCRHRQFSSSCSPGPGYLIPSHVTRTGRSGTPAYSLYGRSRDSLLFQTPGPGQYAPENAGKSAYRSAPAYSLSARSKGFRNDQTPGPAAYMLPSVLGPNTANKISAPNFSLVGRSKYGSFHEDLQKTPGPGTYSVVQPSVYKYKPPQYSMTGRNSLPGDMTRKPGPAAHRPEQVTMTRNKAPSFSFGTRHSDFVAPLIVDVGN; encoded by the exons ATGTCAGGAGCAGATGCGTGGGTGGGGACTTGGAGACCCCACAAGCCCAAAGGACCCATAGCAGCTTTTTACAGCAGTCCCGGACCTAAGTACGCGCTTCCTGGAGCCACAG GGGTTAATTATCACGATCCCCGGAAATCAAAAGCACCAGCTTTCAGCTTTGGCTGTCGTCATCGTCAGTTTTCGTCAAGCTGCTCCCCCGGGCCCGGTTACCTCATTCCATCTCATGTCACCCGGACCGGGCGGAGCGGCACCCCGGCCTACTCCCTCTACGGCCGTAGTAGAGACTCCCTCCTCTTCCAGACGCCTGGACCAG GCCAGTACGCTCCAGAAAATGCTGGGAAGTCTGCGTATCGCTCAGCCCCAGCTTACTCACTCTCTGCACGGAGCAAAGGCTTCCGGAATGACCAGACGCCGG GACCTGCAGCCTACATGCTACCATCTGTATTGGgacccaacacagcaaacaaaatCTCTGCTCCAAACTTCAGCCTTGTGGGTAGAAGCAAATACGGCAGCTTCCATGAGGATCTTCAAAAG ACTCCAGGACCTGGGACATACAGTGTGGTTCAACCCAGTGTCTACAAATACAAGCCTCCCCAGTACAGCATGACCGGACGGAACAGTTTGCCTGGGGACATGACGCGGAAACCAGGGCCTGCGGCTCATCGACCCGAGCAG GTCACAATGACAAGGAACAAAGCCCCTAGCTTCTCGTTTGGAACACGGCACTCAGATTTTGTTGCACCGCTCATAGTTGATGTGGGAaattaa